A window from Elusimicrobiota bacterium encodes these proteins:
- a CDS encoding trypsin-like peptidase domain-containing protein — protein MKGALKAILGLTILTSALPLMSFAEDGSSKSIYGEDNRVDFFSASADMQKLSDSVVSFWDAKKAVLDAASKTYTLTTENYGDKLNLCPEEKFRDQTIGAFCSGSLVGADLVITAGHCITDQTKCNNTKLVFGYAVKEEGGQAPAKIAEGEVYSCKKIVKRFQGAEPAAGSSASAGGLGPDYALIQLDRKVKGHTPLTVNRKQNLKKGDGIFVIGHPVGLPLKISDGATVRDAAPAGYFVTDLDTFGGNSGSPVFNAKTKAVEGILVRGDEDFVQSPAGCTTMAKYDQNGGRGEDVTKISELQASIPKLASEKKAAAVVQANTIKAVEIGDIGALRGLDAEDISFK, from the coding sequence ATGAAAGGCGCGCTGAAAGCAATTTTGGGCTTAACGATTTTAACCTCGGCATTACCGCTTATGTCGTTTGCGGAAGACGGCAGCAGCAAGAGCATTTACGGAGAAGACAACAGGGTCGATTTTTTCTCCGCCTCAGCCGATATGCAGAAACTCTCCGATTCCGTGGTCTCTTTCTGGGACGCGAAAAAAGCGGTACTTGACGCAGCCTCAAAAACTTACACGCTTACAACCGAAAATTACGGCGACAAACTCAACCTCTGTCCCGAAGAAAAATTCCGCGACCAGACCATAGGCGCTTTCTGCTCCGGCTCGCTTGTGGGCGCGGACCTGGTAATTACCGCCGGGCACTGCATAACCGATCAGACCAAATGCAACAACACCAAACTGGTTTTCGGCTATGCCGTTAAAGAGGAGGGCGGACAGGCTCCCGCCAAAATAGCGGAAGGGGAAGTTTACAGTTGCAAGAAAATAGTGAAAAGATTCCAAGGTGCTGAACCCGCGGCCGGTTCCTCCGCCTCCGCCGGCGGACTCGGCCCCGACTACGCTCTTATCCAGCTTGACCGCAAGGTAAAAGGCCACACGCCGCTGACCGTCAACCGCAAACAAAACCTTAAAAAAGGGGACGGCATTTTTGTAATAGGCCACCCGGTAGGCCTGCCGCTCAAGATCAGCGACGGCGCGACTGTGCGCGACGCGGCGCCGGCCGGATATTTCGTAACCGACCTTGACACTTTCGGGGGTAATTCCGGCTCGCCGGTTTTTAACGCTAAGACCAAAGCGGTAGAGGGAATACTGGTGCGGGGGGACGAAGATTTCGTGCAGAGCCCGGCTGGCTGCACCACCATGGCGAAATACGACCAGAACGGCGGACGCGGCGAGGATGTTACTAAGATCTCGGAACTTCAGGCCTCCATTCCCAAACTTGCGTCTGAGAAAAAAGCCGCTGCCGTGGTGCAAGCCAACACCATTAAGGCCGTGGAAATAGGAGATATAGGAGCCCTGCGGGGCCTTGACGCCGAAGACATAAGCTTTAAGTAA
- a CDS encoding nitroreductase family protein: MEILEAVKGRRSINFFDPARGLDDAKLRELLELANLSPSSVNLQPWRVIAVRSPEKKKMLRGLAFNQPKVEEASAVLIVIADPMAVEGNQEMVIKSFVELGYLKPEMAEGYKKVTGAYGTPESLKRKLFAVKNTAFFAMSVMLAARGLGLETHPMDGFDEAGVKKAFSIGEDKIVPLLIGVGYLKPGTKLLPRAFRRRLDDFVQFV, from the coding sequence ATGGAGATTTTAGAAGCGGTAAAAGGAAGGCGTTCAATAAATTTTTTTGACCCCGCGCGCGGCCTTGACGACGCCAAGCTCAGGGAATTGCTTGAGCTCGCGAACCTGTCGCCGTCCTCGGTAAACCTTCAGCCCTGGAGGGTTATCGCGGTACGGTCCCCCGAAAAGAAAAAAATGCTGAGGGGCCTTGCCTTCAACCAGCCCAAAGTTGAGGAAGCCTCCGCCGTGCTTATAGTGATAGCCGACCCCATGGCAGTTGAGGGAAACCAGGAAATGGTCATTAAAAGTTTTGTGGAGCTGGGTTATTTAAAGCCTGAGATGGCGGAAGGTTATAAAAAGGTAACGGGCGCATATGGAACGCCGGAAAGTCTTAAACGCAAGCTGTTCGCGGTGAAGAATACGGCGTTTTTCGCCATGAGCGTTATGCTTGCCGCGCGCGGCCTTGGGCTTGAAACCCACCCTATGGACGGCTTTGATGAGGCCGGCGTGAAAAAGGCGTTCTCCATAGGCGAGGACAAGATAGTGCCGTTGCTTATCGGCGTGGGCTACCTGAAGCCCGGGACGAAACTTCTGCCCAGGGCGTTCAGGCGCAGGCTTGACGACTTCGTGCAATTTGTCTGA
- a CDS encoding DUF2007 domain-containing protein has translation MPEKEFAEVFVSQDGGEARLVLEILKSSGLDAVMFDYYASGSVGGFGPAIPARVVVPADQEKTALEVIAAMQK, from the coding sequence ATGCCGGAAAAAGAATTTGCGGAAGTTTTTGTATCGCAGGATGGCGGAGAAGCGCGCCTGGTGCTTGAGATACTTAAATCCAGCGGACTTGACGCCGTGATGTTCGACTATTATGCAAGCGGCTCAGTGGGGGGGTTCGGACCGGCCATCCCGGCCAGGGTAGTAGTGCCCGCCGACCAGGAAAAAACCGCTCTTGAAGTAATAGCCGCCATGCAGAAATAA
- a CDS encoding flavin reductase family protein, whose translation MKRSFPLSKVYSLLESGPVVMVTTAAKGRNNIMTMSWHTMIDFNPPLVGCIISDRNYTFNILKKTGECVISIPTLEIAKKAVACGNVSGKTIDKFKAFGLTPRSASCVKAPLIDECYANLECKVVDGRMAGKYNLFILEVLKAWIDPSQKNPRTIHHRGKGSFIVAGKPIKIASKMA comes from the coding sequence ATGAAAAGATCATTCCCGTTATCCAAAGTTTACAGCCTGTTGGAATCAGGGCCTGTTGTTATGGTCACTACCGCGGCCAAAGGGCGCAATAATATAATGACCATGTCCTGGCATACCATGATAGATTTTAATCCGCCGCTGGTGGGCTGTATAATAAGCGATAGGAACTATACTTTTAATATCCTGAAGAAGACCGGGGAATGCGTGATAAGCATCCCGACGCTGGAAATAGCGAAGAAGGCTGTGGCTTGCGGAAATGTTTCCGGCAAAACGATAGATAAATTTAAGGCTTTCGGCCTGACGCCGCGCTCCGCTTCATGCGTAAAAGCTCCGCTTATAGACGAATGCTACGCCAACCTTGAATGCAAAGTGGTGGATGGACGGATGGCCGGTAAATACAACCTTTTTATTCTGGAAGTGCTCAAAGCCTGGATAGATCCTTCACAGAAAAACCCGCGCACTATCCATCACCGTGGCAAGGGATCCTTCATTGTCGCCGGCAAACCGATAAAGATCGCGTCAAAAATGGCGTAA
- a CDS encoding ABC transporter ATP-binding protein, translating into MSIVMSAKDLTKIYRRGSEEVRALDGVSFEARSGEMAAVIGPSGSGKTTLLNIMGCLDNPTAGSLHVGGEEIFGGRKELSEKELTLIRRRIFGYIFQKFYLIPTLTVRENIMLPSAFYNNSAAGRSPEDVMKLLGIDKRTGHLPGELSGGEMQRVAIARALINSPKVILADEPTGSLDSKRTGEIKEILRELAAQGMTVVMVTHNLELAKAADRVIELRDGKVF; encoded by the coding sequence ATGAGCATTGTAATGTCGGCGAAAGATCTGACCAAGATCTACCGCCGCGGTTCCGAGGAAGTGCGGGCTTTGGACGGGGTCAGCTTTGAGGCCCGCTCCGGCGAGATGGCGGCTGTCATCGGGCCGTCCGGCTCCGGCAAGACCACGCTGCTTAATATTATGGGTTGTCTGGACAACCCCACCGCGGGTTCTCTGCATGTCGGGGGCGAAGAGATTTTTGGGGGCAGGAAAGAATTGTCGGAGAAAGAACTTACGCTTATAAGGCGCAGAATATTCGGCTATATCTTTCAGAAGTTCTACCTTATTCCGACGCTTACGGTGCGGGAGAATATTATGCTGCCGTCGGCTTTTTACAATAATTCCGCCGCGGGCAGATCCCCTGAAGATGTGATGAAGCTGCTTGGCATTGATAAGAGGACGGGACATTTGCCGGGAGAGCTGTCGGGCGGCGAGATGCAGCGGGTGGCTATTGCGCGGGCGCTTATTAATTCCCCGAAAGTGATTTTAGCGGACGAGCCAACCGGGAGCCTGGACAGCAAACGGACCGGAGAGATCAAGGAAATTCTGCGGGAACTTGCCGCGCAGGGGATGACGGTGGTGATGGTTACGCACAACCTGGAACTGGCCAAGGCGGCCGACCGGGTGATAGAGCTCCGCGACGGCAAAGTGTTTTAA
- a CDS encoding ABC transporter permease: protein MNIYSVAYKNLLRKKTRAALTAGGIALSAWVLATLLGFNRGYENGLNRDIDNMGFQVLLTAKGCPYEAATLMLKGGTGLRYMPESVVKTVYLNPEVEKVTPMLMQGVFDPNKGENGAIAAYLGVDAATFPSMKGYLEFKQGGWFTDNSAYEAVMGFEAAELEQREVGDKLLIPGVDKELIVKGILKRSGTQDDGTIFLPIDAVRKIFGKQGKLTGLGIKVKKDADMAAFENKLYDLPDVQVVSMAQVKTTIMSLVNSARVIVMGIAIIAVIIAMAGVINTILMSVMERYAEIGIIKSMGAMPLDIFKMIWTETAMLCSLGGAGGILLSFLTARASESAVRYFLPYAPNGSLIALDWRICLFAFLLIVIGGLLSGIYPAWRAARVRPLEAIRIEGEQ, encoded by the coding sequence ATGAACATATATTCCGTAGCATATAAGAATCTGCTTAGAAAAAAAACGCGAGCCGCGCTTACGGCCGGGGGCATAGCTTTATCAGCCTGGGTACTGGCCACGCTGCTCGGTTTCAACCGCGGTTATGAGAACGGCCTCAACCGCGACATAGACAACATGGGTTTTCAGGTGCTGCTGACGGCCAAGGGCTGTCCCTACGAAGCCGCCACGCTGATGCTGAAGGGCGGCACGGGGCTGCGCTATATGCCGGAGAGCGTGGTGAAAACCGTTTACTTAAATCCCGAGGTGGAGAAAGTCACGCCAATGCTGATGCAGGGCGTCTTTGACCCGAACAAGGGTGAGAACGGCGCCATAGCGGCGTATCTTGGGGTGGACGCGGCCACTTTTCCTTCCATGAAGGGCTATCTGGAGTTTAAGCAGGGCGGCTGGTTCACGGACAACAGCGCTTATGAGGCCGTTATGGGTTTTGAAGCGGCCGAACTTGAACAGCGCGAAGTGGGCGACAAACTGCTTATTCCCGGAGTGGACAAGGAACTTATAGTAAAAGGCATACTCAAGCGTTCAGGCACCCAGGACGACGGCACCATTTTCCTGCCCATAGACGCGGTGCGGAAGATCTTCGGCAAGCAGGGCAAACTTACGGGGCTTGGCATTAAGGTAAAAAAGGACGCGGATATGGCGGCTTTTGAGAACAAGCTTTATGACCTGCCGGATGTGCAGGTGGTGTCTATGGCGCAGGTTAAGACTACCATAATGAGCCTTGTAAACAGCGCCCGCGTTATAGTGATGGGCATAGCCATTATAGCGGTCATAATTGCCATGGCCGGAGTTATAAATACAATTCTGATGTCCGTAATGGAGCGCTACGCCGAAATAGGCATTATTAAAAGCATGGGAGCCATGCCGCTGGACATTTTTAAAATGATATGGACGGAAACGGCCATGTTGTGTTCGTTGGGCGGAGCCGGCGGTATTTTGCTTTCTTTCCTGACGGCGCGCGCCTCCGAATCGGCGGTCAGGTATTTCCTGCCTTACGCGCCCAACGGCAGTTTGATAGCGCTTGACTGGCGCATCTGCCTGTTCGCGTTTCTGCTTATAGTGATAGGCGGGCTTTTAAGCGGGATATATCCCGCCTGGCGGGCGGCGCGGGTGCGGCCGCTTGAGGCTATACGCATAGAGGGGGAGCAATGA